From the genome of Patescibacteria group bacterium, one region includes:
- a CDS encoding Ig-like domain-containing protein translates to MLQNFLLAFSQEQKKKKLVSQAAKLFVIMLLFLAVFLFVQPVWAATIEPGLNTLAPYIGLTTTDVRVTVARIIQVALGLLGIIALVIVLYGGFMYMTSLGEADKIDKAKKILTNGVIGLIIILAAFAIASFVINNLIEATTGGGGGEPPGYGDEGGALGNGIIESHYPPRNAIEIPRNTTIVVTFKVPMNVDSLVDANNNIAQTNSVPNIKIHPTASTATADNVVDVLASYTPDFKTYIFKPNVLLGRDDQAVSYTVELTNNIKKFNGSDAFGAFGSYKWNFEVSTIIDITPPQIVSVIPQPVNNSGATVPRNIVIQINFSEPINPLTIRGRVEVQNGPSQTLGELKPGTFNNINVTTTSNNNTYNIAGEFSYGNEYKTVEFVTNDLCGTNSCGGDVFCLPGGAQINVLAKAATLLGSGPAAIFPYDGLVDMADNSLDGNFDNIAQGPSAKRSPQTTAYDLNSQANNRYVADTNVGDDLQWSFYTNNLIDLMPPEIDTNPANRYSPTANKTNVSPQANPIIPYTKLMMASSLKPDKGYGDGYCKCSATNNPCEFGCDFTKGWCNDSNGARFVCTNSVPLISCPQNQACFEEDHMTLIQPTDAAPRGYWISSVNNSALTATIATLNHDNPLIGEKTYSLTVGSGVKDLMQNCYQPCSGPGCDKILKPGGKPNEYIEGSVWQPKNTSSDQGGFPSCQITTTP, encoded by the coding sequence ATGCTCCAGAATTTTCTCCTGGCTTTTAGCCAGGAGCAAAAAAAGAAAAAACTTGTCAGTCAAGCTGCCAAATTATTTGTAATTATGCTTTTATTTTTGGCAGTTTTTTTATTTGTTCAGCCAGTTTGGGCGGCGACAATTGAACCTGGTTTAAATACTCTTGCTCCATATATTGGCCTAACAACTACAGATGTCAGAGTAACCGTAGCAAGAATCATCCAAGTTGCGCTGGGGCTTTTGGGTATTATCGCATTAGTGATTGTGCTCTATGGCGGATTTATGTATATGACTTCACTGGGTGAAGCAGATAAGATTGATAAGGCTAAAAAGATTTTAACAAATGGTGTTATTGGTTTGATAATAATTTTAGCAGCCTTTGCTATCGCCAGTTTTGTTATTAACAATCTTATTGAAGCTACTACAGGCGGCGGTGGAGGCGAACCTCCTGGTTATGGCGATGAGGGCGGCGCTTTGGGCAATGGGATTATTGAAAGCCATTATCCGCCGCGCAATGCTATTGAGATTCCTCGCAATACCACTATTGTGGTGACTTTCAAGGTGCCAATGAATGTTGATTCTTTAGTTGATGCGAATAATAATATTGCGCAGACAAATAGCGTGCCGAATATAAAAATCCATCCAACAGCGAGTACGGCTACAGCTGATAATGTGGTTGATGTTCTTGCTTCATATACGCCTGATTTTAAAACTTATATTTTTAAACCCAATGTTTTATTAGGCAGAGATGATCAGGCAGTTAGTTATACGGTTGAATTAACCAACAACATTAAGAAATTTAATGGCAGTGATGCTTTTGGCGCTTTTGGCAGTTATAAATGGAATTTTGAAGTTTCAACTATTATAGACATCACTCCGCCGCAGATTGTTTCAGTCATTCCACAACCAGTGAATAATTCCGGCGCAACAGTGCCACGCAACATTGTCATTCAGATTAATTTTAGCGAACCAATCAATCCTCTGACAATCAGAGGCCGGGTTGAAGTGCAAAATGGGCCGTCACAGACACTGGGAGAATTAAAGCCGGGTACATTTAATAATATAAATGTCACAACAACAAGCAATAATAATACCTACAATATTGCGGGTGAATTTAGTTATGGCAATGAATATAAAACAGTAGAATTTGTGACTAATGATTTGTGCGGCACCAATTCCTGCGGCGGTGATGTGTTTTGCTTGCCCGGAGGCGCTCAAATTAATGTTTTGGCAAAAGCCGCTACTTTGTTAGGCTCAGGGCCAGCTGCGATTTTTCCTTATGATGGCTTGGTAGATATGGCCGACAATTCTTTAGACGGTAATTTTGACAATATCGCCCAGGGACCGAGCGCAAAAAGAAGCCCGCAGACAACAGCTTATGATTTAAATAGCCAGGCCAATAACAGATATGTCGCAGATACGAATGTGGGTGATGATTTGCAATGGAGTTTTTACACCAATAATCTGATTGATTTAATGCCGCCTGAAATTGATACTAATCCAGCCAACAGATATTCACCGACAGCCAATAAAACCAATGTTAGTCCGCAAGCAAATCCGATCATACCTTATACTAAATTAATGATGGCTTCTAGCTTAAAACCAGATAAAGGATATGGCGATGGTTACTGTAAATGCTCTGCTACTAATAATCCCTGTGAATTTGGCTGCGATTTTACCAAGGGCTGGTGTAATGACAGTAATGGGGCAAGGTTTGTCTGTACTAACAGCGTCCCTTTAATTAGTTGCCCGCAAAATCAAGCTTGTTTTGAAGAAGATCATATGACTTTGATCCAACCCACAGATGCAGCGCCACGAGGTTATTGGATAAGCAGCGTTAATAATAGCGCGCTGACAGCCACAATTGCAACACTTAATCATGACAACCCATTGATTGGTGAAAAAACATATAGTCTGACAGTTGGGTCTGGCGTTAAAGATTTAATGCAAAACTGTTATCAGCCTTGTTCTGGTCCAGGCTGTGATAAAATTTTAAAACCAGGCGGCAAGCCAAATGAATATATAGAAGGCTCAGTTTGGCAGCCAAAAAATACCAGTTCTGATCAGGGAGGGTTCCCGTCTTGCCAAATAACAACAACGCCATAA